One genomic segment of Besnoitia besnoiti strain Bb-Ger1 chromosome VII, whole genome shotgun sequence includes these proteins:
- a CDS encoding putative autophagy-related 12 variant 1 (encoded by transcript BESB_075920), whose translation MSTSVSPSTAVTRLDSGAEVRICLMNVGGAARLRVSRFKVDAYQRFDAVIGFLKKALKKDLLYVYVNNFIQPQPDEFVADLFEVSGSLAGLVVSVSA comes from the exons ATGAGTACGTCAGTATCTCCTTCAACTGCAGTGACGCGGCTTGATTCAGGAGCGGAAG TGCGCATTTGTTTGATGAATGTGggcggggctgcgcgcctgcgcgtcagCCGGTTCAAAGTGGACGCCTACCAGCGCTTTGACGCCGTCATCGGCTTCCTCAAAAAAGCATTGAAGAAAGACCTCCTG TACGTCTACGTCAACAACTTCATCCAGCCCCAGCCTGACGAGTTCGTCGCAGATTTGTTCGAAGTGAGTGGCTCCCTGGCCGGCCTTGTCGTCTCTGTATCCGCTTGA